In a single window of the Agromyces sp. H17E-10 genome:
- a CDS encoding LVIVD repeat-containing protein, producing MAGSPYVPHAKKYRPEDFQRVAGEPSDPEPGTWGMQPDGTFLPPASTPSVPRDVFVDWPGQLDYRDPETYTLNATAEAFYPIVVNTSHSWQCIYDWDGTRYMLHYGGGNHWKLYDITDPRDLTIVDEEQWGWDDPRPQFGATTVQFNEKLGKHVAIQASETPRYFLKGRVANKWIDDTVEGQLKEWEGLRGFRTFEMNGPSPRDWTLVTEVSTDPNHGPDEIQEGNGVLDLPVYYGDKYLFVATAPDNTFTNQPYKTTLWAAGHAAYDVSDPANPELLSTWWVPGTRAGEEDDSEYLEGNDRWNNKTSWFGSRMGVFMPRSVESGYRYAYAAQGGQGFFVLDVSDPANIHHVGWCALPTSVAGTEGDNVDTTQVEETGYVYVSGYPMNTDCYEPAKEIYQIDVSDPTQPRVVRTLPRPLPPAEAKFTDWAQRRGSFGPKRSGYFTNTGTPHGGVIPYAFYAAGLQIFDVRDPGDPKVGAYFVPPMGLKDDDDLAAPVHGIFVEWDRNLIWLFANHGIYAVSTPLLGEPVTGPPANAGE from the coding sequence ATGGCCGGCTCACCGTACGTTCCCCACGCGAAGAAGTACCGCCCCGAGGACTTCCAGCGAGTGGCCGGCGAACCGAGCGACCCCGAGCCCGGCACCTGGGGCATGCAGCCCGACGGCACCTTCCTGCCGCCGGCCTCGACCCCGTCGGTGCCGCGCGATGTCTTCGTCGACTGGCCGGGCCAGCTCGACTACCGCGACCCCGAGACGTACACGCTCAACGCGACCGCCGAGGCGTTCTACCCGATCGTCGTGAACACGAGCCACTCGTGGCAGTGCATCTACGACTGGGACGGCACCCGGTACATGCTGCACTACGGTGGCGGCAACCACTGGAAGCTCTACGACATCACCGACCCGCGCGACCTCACGATCGTCGACGAGGAGCAGTGGGGCTGGGACGACCCCCGCCCGCAGTTCGGCGCGACGACCGTGCAGTTCAACGAGAAGCTCGGCAAGCATGTCGCGATCCAGGCCTCCGAGACGCCGCGCTACTTCCTCAAGGGTCGCGTCGCCAACAAGTGGATCGACGACACCGTCGAGGGCCAGCTGAAGGAGTGGGAGGGCCTGCGCGGCTTCCGCACCTTCGAGATGAACGGCCCGAGCCCCCGCGACTGGACCCTCGTCACCGAGGTCTCGACCGACCCGAACCACGGGCCCGACGAGATCCAGGAGGGCAACGGCGTGCTCGACCTGCCCGTCTACTACGGCGACAAGTACCTCTTCGTCGCGACCGCGCCCGACAACACGTTCACGAACCAGCCCTACAAGACGACGCTGTGGGCCGCCGGCCACGCCGCCTACGACGTCAGCGACCCCGCCAACCCCGAGCTGCTGTCGACCTGGTGGGTGCCCGGCACCCGCGCCGGCGAGGAGGACGACTCGGAGTACCTCGAGGGCAACGACCGCTGGAACAACAAGACGAGCTGGTTCGGCTCGCGCATGGGCGTCTTCATGCCCCGCTCGGTCGAGTCGGGCTACCGCTACGCCTACGCCGCCCAGGGCGGCCAGGGCTTCTTCGTGCTCGACGTCTCCGACCCGGCGAACATCCACCACGTCGGCTGGTGCGCGCTGCCGACGAGCGTCGCCGGCACCGAGGGCGACAACGTCGACACGACCCAGGTCGAGGAGACCGGCTACGTCTACGTCTCGGGCTACCCGATGAACACCGACTGCTACGAGCCGGCGAAGGAGATCTACCAGATCGACGTCAGCGATCCGACGCAGCCCCGCGTCGTGCGCACGCTGCCCCGCCCGCTGCCGCCCGCCGAGGCGAAGTTCACCGACTGGGCGCAGCGCCGCGGCTCGTTCGGGCCGAAGCGCTCGGGCTACTTCACGAACACGGGCACCCCGCACGGCGGCGTCATCCCCTACGCGTTCTACGCCGCGGGCCTGCAGATCTTCGACGTGCGCGACCCAGGGGACCCGAAGGTGGGCGCGTACTTCGTGCCGCCGATGGGCCTCAAGGACGACGACGACCTCGCGGCGCCCGTGCACGGCATCTTCGTCGAGTGGGACCGCAACCTCATCTGGCTGTTCGCGAACCATGGCATCTACGCGGTCTCGACGCCGCTGCTCGGCGAGCCCGTCACGGGCCCGCCGGCGAACGCAGGGGAGTGA
- a CDS encoding ABC transporter permease, producing the protein MSTAGRTTKAERTRPTTMKVATMIAGTVIFLLLAIPLAVQVITAFRGPFLPFGVSSAKWSVDNFVTLWELREDFWAVIGSTALFVGGSTIISLVLAFGLAWATVRTDIPFKRVISVLVVVPFIIPPIVKAQAYQLMLSPESGVLNQLLRLLPGDLVIDPYSFATMTVVQSLTNVTFPFLMIVPILTSMDGSLEESARVSGASWGKTLRRVTLPMLWPGLLGVAVLTGILGLGSLEIPLLFGQEAGKNIFALKLWNLISAGAGELPQYGLAAAWGCVFLVITTVAFVVYLRATRNAERRASISGKGFRPTIMKLGAWKVPVLVAVVVFVLLTAILPMFALLWSAITPYPIAFSFQALAAQTQWGAFGEVLADGEFWASLGRTLVIAGGSATIAVVAATVLAYGIARSRRTGWMRGMDLFASSSVAIPAVIAGFAMFLTFLVINPVIPLAGTIVALVIAYSYRVSIAYRSGYSATLQIRKELEEAALVSGASPFEGFRRVVVPLLMPTVFAVWIQMFILGTNEFTLPAFLATPESRPLSVYMYAMISPRSAQLYQPDQGAAMALIFTLLVFVIGYGLQWAVSLRAIGRAKRRPTIPGLGTRATAAVPNDPPAPATRAVAAQDLEDQRELATVAD; encoded by the coding sequence ATGTCGACGGCAGGACGGACCACGAAGGCCGAACGCACCCGGCCGACCACGATGAAGGTCGCGACGATGATCGCCGGAACGGTGATCTTCCTCCTCCTCGCGATCCCGCTGGCCGTACAGGTGATCACGGCGTTCCGCGGTCCGTTCCTGCCGTTCGGCGTGTCGAGCGCGAAGTGGTCGGTCGACAACTTCGTCACGCTCTGGGAGCTCCGCGAGGACTTCTGGGCGGTGATCGGCTCGACCGCCCTCTTCGTCGGCGGGTCGACGATCATCTCCCTCGTGCTCGCCTTCGGGCTCGCCTGGGCGACGGTGCGCACCGACATCCCGTTCAAGCGGGTGATCTCGGTGCTCGTCGTGGTGCCGTTCATCATCCCGCCCATCGTCAAGGCGCAGGCGTACCAGCTCATGCTGTCGCCCGAGTCGGGCGTGCTCAACCAGCTGCTGCGGCTGCTGCCGGGCGACCTCGTCATCGACCCGTACTCGTTCGCGACGATGACGGTCGTGCAGTCGCTCACGAACGTGACGTTCCCGTTCCTCATGATCGTGCCGATCCTCACCTCGATGGACGGTTCCCTCGAGGAGTCGGCGCGGGTCTCGGGCGCCTCGTGGGGCAAGACCCTGCGGCGCGTCACGCTGCCGATGCTGTGGCCCGGCCTGCTCGGCGTCGCCGTGCTGACCGGCATCCTCGGGCTCGGCAGCCTCGAGATCCCGCTGCTGTTCGGCCAGGAGGCGGGCAAGAACATCTTCGCGCTGAAGCTCTGGAACCTCATCAGCGCCGGCGCGGGCGAGCTGCCGCAGTACGGCCTCGCCGCAGCGTGGGGCTGCGTGTTCCTCGTCATCACGACGGTCGCGTTCGTCGTCTACCTGCGCGCCACCCGTAACGCCGAGCGTCGTGCCTCGATCTCGGGCAAGGGCTTCCGGCCGACGATCATGAAGCTCGGCGCCTGGAAGGTGCCGGTGCTCGTCGCCGTCGTGGTGTTCGTGCTGCTCACCGCGATCCTGCCGATGTTCGCCCTCCTCTGGTCGGCGATCACGCCGTACCCGATCGCGTTCTCGTTCCAGGCGCTCGCCGCGCAGACCCAGTGGGGTGCGTTCGGCGAGGTGCTCGCCGACGGCGAGTTCTGGGCTTCACTCGGCCGCACCCTCGTCATCGCGGGCGGCAGCGCGACGATCGCGGTGGTCGCGGCGACGGTGCTCGCGTACGGCATCGCCAGGAGCCGGCGCACCGGCTGGATGCGGGGCATGGACCTGTTCGCGTCGTCGTCGGTCGCCATCCCTGCGGTCATCGCGGGCTTCGCGATGTTCCTCACCTTCCTCGTGATCAACCCCGTGATCCCGCTCGCCGGCACGATCGTCGCGCTCGTCATCGCCTACTCGTACCGGGTGTCGATCGCCTACCGCTCGGGCTACAGCGCGACGCTGCAGATCCGCAAGGAGCTCGAGGAGGCCGCGCTCGTGAGCGGCGCGAGCCCCTTCGAGGGGTTCCGCCGGGTCGTCGTGCCGCTGCTCATGCCCACGGTGTTCGCGGTGTGGATCCAGATGTTCATCCTCGGCACGAACGAGTTCACGCTGCCGGCGTTCCTCGCGACGCCCGAGTCGCGCCCGCTCTCGGTGTACATGTACGCGATGATCAGCCCGCGCTCGGCGCAGCTCTACCAGCCCGACCAGGGCGCGGCGATGGCGCTCATCTTCACGCTGCTCGTGTTCGTGATCGGCTACGGGCTGCAGTGGGCCGTCTCGCTGCGTGCGATCGGCCGGGCGAAGCGCCGTCCGACGATCCCCGGGCTCGGTACGCGGGCCACCGCCGCGGTGCCGAACGACCCGCCCGCTCCCGCGACCCGCGCGGTCGCCGCGCAGGACCTCGAGGACCAGCGCGAGCTCGCCACGGTCGCCGACTAG
- a CDS encoding 2-hydroxymuconic semialdehyde dehydrogenase, giving the protein MPTQTTTSAVAATAAPPAPTRLRNFIAGEPVDGVRGFDKTNPVDGSLIAVVHEAGVDEVDRAVAAARAALEGPWGRMTVLERTRLLRRVADVIDRRADELVAAEVGDTGKPETLARDLDVARASANFRAAADTVASAGLDSFLTEMPDGRRALNYAVRKPLGVVAVIVPWNLPLLLLTWKLAPALAAGNTVVVKPSEETPSSATLLAEILMEAGVPAGVVNVVHGFGSRSAGELLTTHPGIDGVTFTGESSTGSAIMRAVAPRVRPVSFELGGKNAAVVFADADLDAAIAGLARSSYLNTGQVCLCTERIYVERAIFDDVAAGLAEQAGRLRLGRPEDPATTTGPLISQAHRDKVLGYFALAREEGATVLAGGGVPTLGDGLDGGSWIEPTLWTGLDNTHRTMREEVFGPVTSLVPFDTEEQAIALANDTDYGLAAVTWTSDLTRGHRVAQRMRVGMSWVNTWYLRDLRSPFGGVGLSGVGREGGRHSLEFYTEPTNVCVQL; this is encoded by the coding sequence ATGCCAACGCAGACGACGACGTCGGCGGTTGCGGCCACCGCCGCCCCGCCCGCCCCGACCCGGCTCCGCAACTTCATCGCGGGCGAGCCCGTCGACGGCGTGCGCGGGTTCGACAAGACGAACCCCGTCGATGGCTCGCTCATCGCGGTCGTGCACGAGGCCGGCGTCGACGAGGTCGATCGTGCGGTCGCCGCGGCACGTGCCGCGCTCGAGGGTCCGTGGGGCCGCATGACGGTGCTCGAGCGCACGCGCCTGCTGCGCCGGGTCGCCGACGTCATCGACCGCCGCGCCGACGAGCTCGTCGCGGCCGAGGTGGGCGACACCGGCAAGCCCGAGACGCTCGCCCGCGACCTCGACGTCGCCCGGGCGTCGGCGAACTTCCGCGCGGCGGCCGACACCGTGGCATCGGCCGGCCTCGACTCGTTCCTCACCGAGATGCCCGACGGCCGTCGCGCCCTCAACTACGCGGTGCGCAAGCCACTCGGGGTCGTCGCGGTCATCGTGCCGTGGAACCTGCCGCTGCTGCTGCTCACCTGGAAGCTCGCCCCCGCCCTCGCCGCGGGCAACACGGTCGTCGTGAAGCCCTCGGAGGAGACGCCGTCGTCGGCGACCCTGCTCGCCGAGATCCTCATGGAGGCGGGCGTGCCGGCGGGCGTCGTCAACGTCGTGCACGGGTTCGGTTCCCGGTCTGCGGGCGAGTTGCTCACGACGCATCCGGGCATCGACGGGGTCACCTTCACGGGCGAGTCGTCGACCGGGTCGGCGATCATGCGGGCGGTCGCCCCGCGCGTGCGACCCGTGTCGTTCGAGCTCGGCGGCAAGAACGCGGCGGTCGTGTTCGCCGACGCCGACCTCGACGCCGCGATCGCGGGGCTCGCACGGTCGAGCTACCTCAACACCGGCCAGGTGTGCCTCTGCACCGAGCGCATCTACGTCGAACGCGCGATCTTCGACGACGTCGCCGCGGGACTCGCCGAGCAGGCGGGCCGCCTGCGGCTCGGCCGCCCCGAGGACCCGGCGACCACGACCGGCCCCCTCATCTCGCAGGCGCACCGCGACAAGGTGCTCGGCTACTTCGCGCTCGCCCGCGAGGAGGGCGCGACGGTGCTCGCGGGCGGCGGCGTGCCCACCCTCGGCGACGGCCTCGACGGCGGATCGTGGATCGAGCCCACCCTCTGGACCGGGCTCGACAACACGCACCGCACGATGCGCGAGGAGGTCTTCGGACCGGTCACGTCGCTCGTGCCCTTCGACACCGAGGAGCAGGCGATCGCGCTCGCGAACGACACGGACTACGGGCTCGCCGCCGTCACCTGGACGAGCGACCTCACCCGCGGCCACCGCGTCGCGCAGCGCATGCGGGTCGGCATGTCGTGGGTGAACACGTGGTACCTGCGCGACCTTCGCAGCCCGTTCGGCGGGGTCGGGCTCTCGGGCGTCGGCCGCGAGGGCGGCCGCCACTCGCTCGAGTTCTACACCGAGCCGACGAACGTGTGCGTGCAACTGTGA
- a CDS encoding acetaldehyde dehydrogenase (acetylating): MTTGVAIIGSGNIGTDLLIKVKRLSQTLHVVAMAGIDPDSDGLARARRLGVATTHEGVDGLVAMPEFADVEIVFDATSAGAHARNDALVRDAGRVMVDLTPAAIGPYVVPVVNLGEHLGATNVNMVTCGGQATVPMVAAVSRVAPVAYAEIVASISSRSAGPGTRANIDEFTQTTARALEVIGGAERGKAIIVLNPAEPPLIMRDTVYCLVEHESDAPLDEAAVRDSVDAMVAEVQGYVGGYRLKQQVQFDAVDEPYVPALDRPFRGTRVTVLLEVAGAGHYLPEYAGNLDIMTSAALRTAERLVAERATAERATAEPQGATA; encoded by the coding sequence ATGACGACGGGCGTCGCCATCATCGGATCCGGCAACATCGGCACCGACCTGCTCATCAAGGTCAAGCGGCTCTCGCAGACCCTGCACGTCGTCGCGATGGCGGGCATCGACCCCGACTCCGACGGGCTCGCCCGCGCGCGCCGCCTCGGCGTCGCGACGACCCACGAGGGCGTCGACGGGCTCGTCGCGATGCCCGAGTTCGCGGACGTCGAGATCGTCTTCGACGCCACGAGCGCGGGCGCGCACGCCCGCAACGACGCACTGGTGCGCGACGCGGGCCGCGTCATGGTCGACCTCACCCCGGCCGCGATCGGGCCGTACGTCGTACCCGTCGTGAACCTCGGCGAGCACCTCGGTGCCACGAACGTCAACATGGTCACGTGCGGCGGCCAGGCGACCGTGCCGATGGTGGCCGCGGTCTCGCGCGTCGCGCCCGTCGCGTACGCCGAGATCGTCGCGTCGATCTCGTCGCGCTCGGCGGGCCCCGGCACCCGGGCGAACATCGACGAGTTCACGCAGACCACCGCCCGCGCCCTCGAGGTGATCGGCGGCGCCGAGCGCGGCAAGGCGATCATCGTGCTGAACCCGGCCGAGCCGCCGCTCATCATGCGCGACACGGTCTACTGCCTCGTCGAGCACGAGAGCGACGCCCCGCTCGACGAGGCCGCCGTGCGCGACTCGGTCGATGCGATGGTCGCCGAGGTGCAGGGCTACGTCGGCGGCTACCGGCTCAAGCAGCAGGTGCAGTTCGACGCGGTCGACGAGCCGTACGTGCCGGCGCTCGACCGGCCGTTCCGCGGCACGCGCGTGACCGTCCTGCTCGAGGTCGCGGGCGCCGGGCACTACCTGCCCGAATACGCGGGCAACCTCGACATCATGACCTCCGCGGCGCTGCGCACCGCCGAGCGACTCGTCGCCGAACGCGCGACCGCCGAACGGGCGACCGCCGAGCCCCAGGGAGCCACCGCATGA
- a CDS encoding LysR substrate-binding domain-containing protein, with protein MATDRLLDGRLKIRHLVLVTTIADEGTLVRAAEALHITQPVVTRGLREAEDILGVPLFERLPRGVTPTEYGRPFIERARSVLAELRVAGEEVRLLQSGQLGTVTVGTHLAGSNLLLPRAIAGLKKEHPRLTVVVREGTPDTLQQLLLAGDLDLTVGRLSPTVPVRLEQERLHQEPIRLVARAGHPVHDRSTALADLVAYPWIFPVAQTALRAELEAVFFHEGLPLPADRVECTSMLTLRNLLVSTDVIAALPMFIAVDDRELRILPTPLSSIRRSVGVTMPKDRAPSAAAAALLTHLRREGARLAEFEREHARSLAE; from the coding sequence ATGGCCACCGATCGACTCCTGGACGGCCGGCTCAAGATCCGGCATCTCGTGCTCGTCACCACCATCGCCGACGAGGGCACGCTCGTGCGCGCCGCCGAGGCGCTGCACATCACCCAGCCCGTCGTCACCCGCGGACTGCGCGAGGCCGAGGACATCCTCGGCGTGCCGCTCTTCGAACGACTGCCGCGCGGCGTCACCCCGACCGAGTACGGCCGACCCTTCATCGAGCGGGCCCGTTCGGTGCTCGCCGAGCTCCGCGTCGCGGGCGAGGAGGTGCGGCTGCTGCAGTCGGGTCAGCTCGGCACCGTGACCGTCGGCACGCACCTCGCCGGCTCGAACCTGCTGCTACCGCGCGCGATCGCGGGGCTCAAGAAGGAGCATCCGCGCCTGACCGTCGTCGTGCGCGAGGGCACGCCCGACACGCTGCAGCAGCTGCTGCTGGCGGGCGACCTCGACCTCACCGTCGGGCGGCTCTCGCCGACCGTGCCCGTGCGGCTCGAGCAGGAGCGCCTGCACCAGGAGCCGATCCGGCTCGTCGCCCGGGCGGGGCATCCCGTGCACGACCGGTCGACCGCGCTCGCCGACCTCGTGGCGTACCCGTGGATCTTCCCCGTCGCCCAGACCGCGCTGCGCGCCGAGCTCGAGGCGGTGTTCTTCCACGAGGGGCTGCCGCTGCCGGCCGACCGGGTCGAGTGCACGTCGATGCTGACGCTGCGCAACCTGCTCGTGTCGACCGACGTCATCGCGGCGCTGCCCATGTTCATCGCGGTCGACGACCGGGAGCTCCGCATCCTGCCGACGCCGCTGAGCTCGATCCGCCGGTCGGTCGGCGTCACGATGCCGAAGGACCGGGCGCCGTCGGCGGCCGCCGCGGCCCTGCTCACGCACCTGCGCCGGGAGGGCGCGCGGCTCGCCGAGTTCGAGCGGGAGCACGCGCGGTCGCTCGCGGAATAG
- a CDS encoding 2-keto-4-pentenoate hydratase, producing MSGPSAPAWPGEEPTADAAGASRSGADAARVSHAATDASWSAADARLLAAARTGVACAPVRELIGETNQDAAYAVQSLGIDRLLADGRRIVGRKIGLTSPAVQAQFGVYSPDYGVLLDDMVFADREPIDLGRFLQPRVEAEVAFVLGHDLDSETANVADVIRATEFVLPAIEVVDSRIAGWDIRITDTIADNASSGAVVLGTTSHRLDGLDLADVGMRLDHRGEPVSVGSGAACLGNPVIAVAWLARAVARHGRPLRAGEVILSGALGPMVAATEGVFHARLAGLGEVRADFIRTAAAPAATGTVPSSTAPTEGAAA from the coding sequence GTGAGCGGGCCGAGCGCCCCGGCATGGCCGGGCGAAGAACCGACGGCGGATGCCGCGGGCGCGAGCCGCTCGGGTGCCGATGCCGCCCGCGTGAGCCATGCGGCGACGGATGCCTCGTGGTCGGCCGCCGACGCGCGACTGCTGGCCGCCGCCCGAACGGGCGTCGCGTGCGCCCCCGTGCGCGAGCTCATCGGCGAGACCAACCAGGACGCGGCCTACGCCGTGCAGTCGCTCGGCATCGACCGGCTGCTCGCCGACGGGCGCCGCATCGTCGGCCGCAAGATCGGGCTCACCTCGCCCGCGGTGCAGGCGCAGTTCGGCGTCTACTCCCCCGACTACGGCGTGCTGCTCGACGACATGGTCTTCGCCGACCGCGAGCCGATCGACCTCGGGCGGTTCCTGCAGCCCCGGGTCGAGGCCGAGGTCGCGTTCGTGCTCGGCCACGACCTCGACTCGGAGACGGCGAACGTCGCCGACGTGATCCGCGCGACCGAGTTCGTGCTGCCCGCGATCGAGGTCGTCGACTCGCGCATCGCGGGCTGGGACATCCGCATCACCGACACGATCGCCGACAACGCCTCGAGCGGGGCCGTCGTGCTCGGCACGACGTCGCACCGCCTCGACGGGCTCGACCTCGCCGACGTCGGCATGCGGCTCGACCACCGGGGCGAGCCCGTCTCGGTCGGGTCGGGTGCCGCGTGTCTCGGCAACCCCGTCATCGCGGTCGCGTGGCTCGCCCGGGCAGTCGCCCGGCACGGCCGTCCGCTGCGCGCGGGCGAGGTCATCCTCTCGGGTGCGCTCGGCCCCATGGTCGCGGCGACCGAGGGCGTCTTCCACGCTCGGCTCGCCGGTCTCGGCGAGGTGCGCGCCGACTTCATCCGCACCGCGGCCGCCCCGGCAGCCACCGGCACCGTCCCCTCATCGACCGCCCCCACGGAAGGAGCCGCAGCATGA
- the gabT gene encoding 4-aminobutyrate--2-oxoglutarate transaminase, protein MTLVDTPATTTGGPALTQERRLVTAIPGPRSQELMNRKAAAVAAGVGHTLPISVVAAGGGVVVDADGNSLIDLGSGIAVTGVGNSAPRVVEAVSAQLNAFTHTCFTVSPYEGYVAVAEKLNELTPGDHEKRSALFNSGAEAVENAIKIARHYTKKQAVVAFDHAYHGRTNLTMGLTAKNIPYKNGFGPFAPEVYRAPLSYPFRDGGLDGREAAARAITMIEKQIGAENLAAIIIEPIQGEGGFIVPAAGFLPALVEWAQANDVVFIADEVQTGFARTGAWFASEHEGIVPDVIVTAKGIAGGLPLSAVTGRAEIMDSAMAGGLGGTYAGSPIACAAALATIETYEQDGLVERAKEIGSVLIGRLNALRTADPRIGDVRGRGAMVAIELVDPATGAPDAALTNKVAKFAHEHGVILLTCGTYGNVIRFLPPLTISDELLVEGLGVIAEGLKQA, encoded by the coding sequence ATGACCCTCGTCGACACCCCGGCCACCACGACCGGAGGCCCCGCCCTCACCCAGGAGCGTCGCCTCGTCACCGCCATCCCCGGACCCCGCTCGCAGGAGCTGATGAACCGCAAGGCCGCGGCCGTCGCCGCGGGCGTGGGCCACACCCTCCCGATCTCCGTCGTCGCCGCGGGCGGCGGCGTCGTCGTCGACGCCGACGGCAACTCGCTCATCGACCTCGGCTCGGGCATCGCCGTGACCGGCGTCGGCAACTCGGCGCCCCGTGTCGTCGAGGCCGTCAGCGCGCAGCTCAACGCCTTCACCCACACGTGCTTCACCGTCTCGCCGTACGAGGGCTACGTCGCCGTCGCCGAGAAGCTCAACGAGCTCACCCCGGGCGACCACGAGAAGCGCTCGGCCCTCTTCAACTCGGGCGCCGAGGCCGTCGAGAACGCGATCAAGATCGCGCGCCACTACACGAAGAAGCAGGCCGTCGTCGCGTTCGACCACGCCTACCACGGCCGCACGAACCTCACCATGGGGCTCACCGCGAAGAACATCCCCTACAAGAACGGCTTCGGCCCGTTCGCCCCCGAGGTGTACCGCGCCCCGCTCAGCTACCCCTTCCGCGACGGCGGCCTCGATGGTCGCGAGGCGGCGGCCCGCGCGATCACGATGATCGAGAAGCAGATCGGCGCCGAGAACCTCGCCGCGATCATCATCGAGCCCATCCAGGGCGAGGGCGGCTTCATCGTCCCGGCCGCGGGCTTCCTCCCGGCACTCGTCGAGTGGGCGCAGGCGAACGACGTCGTCTTCATCGCCGACGAGGTGCAGACCGGCTTCGCCCGCACGGGCGCCTGGTTCGCGAGCGAGCACGAGGGCATCGTTCCCGACGTGATCGTCACCGCGAAGGGCATCGCCGGCGGCCTGCCGCTGTCGGCCGTCACGGGCCGCGCCGAGATCATGGACTCCGCCATGGCCGGCGGCCTCGGCGGCACCTACGCCGGCTCGCCGATCGCCTGCGCCGCGGCGCTCGCGACGATCGAGACCTACGAGCAGGACGGCCTCGTCGAGCGCGCCAAGGAGATCGGCTCGGTGCTCATCGGCCGCCTCAACGCGCTCCGCACCGCCGACCCGCGCATCGGCGACGTCCGCGGTCGCGGCGCGATGGTCGCGATCGAGCTCGTCGACCCCGCCACCGGCGCGCCCGACGCCGCCCTCACGAACAAGGTGGCCAAGTTCGCGCACGAGCACGGCGTCATCCTGCTCACGTGCGGCACCTACGGCAACGTGATCCGCTTCCTGCCGCCGCTCACCATCTCCGACGAGCTCCTCGTCGAGGGCCTCGGCGTCATCGCGGAGGGGCTCAAGCAGGCATGA
- a CDS encoding ABC transporter ATP-binding protein, protein MSADNGGGQLVVDGLEKQYSLDGTEVPVVKGVTFTIEPGKFYSLLGPSGCGKTTTLRCVAGLETSNGGAISLDGKVLSTATSHVSPDKRDIGMVFQNYAIWPHMTVFQNAVFPLQVSSGKLPKQEARKRAMEALELVQLDGFAHRPATALSGGQQQRLALARALAHRPKLLLLDEPLSNLDAKLRDTMRNELRNLQQQLGITALYVTHDQSEALSMSDRVAVMHGGRIVQEATPRELYYQPADRFVADFVGRVNMIEAVVRERATAGDASAEASVEAFGTRLITPCPPELGPGREVTVTFRPESVRWHETAPARPNVLPARVARVEFLGEIVEYEVEVLSQASGAVVGTLVGRGAPLDSPTAGSDVFIELAPHACRVLAD, encoded by the coding sequence ATGAGCGCTGACAACGGAGGCGGACAGCTCGTCGTCGACGGGCTCGAGAAGCAGTACTCGCTCGACGGCACCGAGGTGCCCGTCGTGAAGGGCGTGACGTTCACGATCGAGCCCGGCAAGTTCTACTCGCTGCTCGGCCCGTCGGGCTGCGGCAAGACGACCACCCTGCGCTGCGTCGCGGGCCTCGAGACGAGCAACGGGGGCGCCATCTCGCTCGACGGCAAGGTGCTCTCGACGGCGACCTCGCACGTGTCGCCCGACAAGCGCGACATCGGCATGGTGTTCCAGAACTACGCGATCTGGCCGCACATGACCGTGTTCCAGAACGCGGTGTTCCCGCTGCAGGTGTCGAGCGGCAAGCTGCCGAAGCAGGAGGCGCGCAAGCGCGCGATGGAGGCGCTCGAGCTCGTGCAGCTCGACGGCTTCGCGCACCGGCCGGCCACCGCGCTCTCGGGCGGCCAGCAGCAGCGGCTCGCCCTCGCCCGGGCGCTCGCGCATCGGCCGAAGCTGCTCCTGCTCGACGAGCCCCTGTCGAACCTCGACGCGAAGCTGCGCGACACCATGCGCAACGAGCTGCGCAACCTCCAGCAGCAGCTCGGCATCACGGCGCTGTACGTCACCCACGACCAGTCGGAGGCCCTCTCGATGTCGGACCGCGTCGCCGTCATGCACGGCGGCCGCATCGTGCAGGAGGCGACTCCGCGCGAGCTCTACTACCAGCCGGCCGACCGCTTCGTCGCCGACTTCGTCGGCAGGGTCAACATGATCGAAGCCGTCGTCCGAGAGCGTGCGACCGCCGGGGATGCCTCGGCAGAGGCATCCGTCGAGGCCTTCGGCACTCGCCTCATCACCCCCTGCCCGCCCGAGCTCGGCCCCGGCCGCGAGGTCACCGTCACGTTCCGGCCCGAGAGCGTGCGCTGGCACGAGACCGCGCCGGCCCGGCCGAACGTGCTGCCCGCCAGGGTCGCGCGCGTCGAGTTCCTCGGCGAGATCGTCGAGTACGAGGTCGAGGTGCTGAGCCAGGCCTCGGGCGCCGTCGTCGGCACGCTCGTCGGCCGCGGCGCGCCGCTCGACTCGCCGACCGCGGGCAGCGACGTGTTCATCGAGCTCGCGCCGCACGCCTGCCGCGTGCTCGCCGACTAG